A region of Lagenorhynchus albirostris chromosome 20, mLagAlb1.1, whole genome shotgun sequence DNA encodes the following proteins:
- the CHD3 gene encoding chromodomain-helicase-DNA-binding protein 3 isoform X1, translated as MASPLRDEEEEEEEMVVSEEEEEEEEEGDEEEEEVEAADEDYEEDDDEGVLGRGPGHDRGRDRHSPPGCHLFPPPPPPPLPPPPPPPPPPPDKDDIRLLPSALGVKKRKRGPKKQKENKPGKARKRKKLDSEEEFGSERDEYREKSESGGSEYGTGPGRKRRRKHREKKEKKTKRRKKGEGDGGQKQVEQKSSATLLLTWGLEDVEHVFSEEDYHTLTNYKAFSQFMRPLIAKKNPKIPMSKMMTILGAKWREFSANNPFKGSAAAVAAAAAAAAAAVAEQVSAAVSSATPVAPSGPPALPPPPAADIQPPPIRRAKTKEGKGPGHKRRSKSPRVPDGRKKLRGKKMAPLKIKLGLLGGKRKKGGSYVFQSDEGPEPEAEESDLDSGSVHSASGRPDGPVRTKKLKRGRPGRKKKKVLGCPAVAGEEEVDGYETDHQDYCEVCQQGGEIILCDTCPRAYHLVCLDPELDRAPEGKWSCPHCEKEGVQWEAKEEEEDYEEEGEEEGEKEEEDDHMEYCRVCKDGGELLCCDACISSYHIHCLNPPLPDIPNGEWLCPRCTCPVLKGRVQKILHWRWGEPPVAVPAPQQADGNPDAPPARPLQGRSEREFFVKWVGLSYWHCSWAKELQLEIFHLVMYRNYQRKNDMDEPPPLDYGSGEDDGKSDKRKVKDPHYAEMEEKYYRFGIKPEWMTVHRIINHSVDKKGNYHYLVKWRDLPYDQSTWEEDEMNIPEYEDHKQSYWRHRELIMGEDPAQPRKYKKKKKELQGDGPPSSPTNDPTVKYEAQPRFITATGGTLHMYQLEGLNWLRFSWAQGTDTILADEMGLGKTIQTIVFLYSLYKEGHTKGPFLVSAPLSTIINWEREFQMWAPKFYVVTYTGDKDSRAIIRENEFSFEDNAIKGGKKAFKMKREAQVKFHVLLTSYELITIDQAALGSIRWACLVVDEAHRLKNNQSKFFRVLNGYKIDHKLLLTGTPLQNNLEELFHLLNFLTPERFNNLEGFLEEFADISKEDQIKKLHDLLGPHMLRRLKADVFKNMPAKTELIVRVELSPMQKKYYKYILTRNFEALNSRGGGNQVSLLNIMMDLKKCCNHPYLFPVAAMESPKLPSGAYEGGALIKASGKLMLLQKMLRKLKEQGHRVLIFSQMTKMLDLLEDFLDYEGYKYERIDGGITGALRQEAIDRFNAPGAQQFCFLLSTRAGGLGINLATADTVIIFDSDWNPHNDIQAFSRAHRIGQANKVMIYRFVTRASVEERITQVAKRKMMLTHLVVRPGLGSKAGSMSKQELDDILKFGTEELFKDENEGENKEEDSSVIHYDNEAIARLLDRNQDATEDTDVQNMNEYLSSFKVAQYVVREEDKIEEIEREIIKQEENVDPDYWEKLLRHHYEQQQEDLARNLGKGKRVRKQVNYNDAAQEDQDNQSEYSVGSEEEDEDFDERPEGRRQSKRQLRNEKDKPLPPLLARVGGNIEVLGFNTRQRKAFLNAVMRWGMPPQDAFTTQWLVRDLRGKTEKEFKAYVSLFMRHLCEPGADGSETFADGVPREGLSRQQVLTRIGVMSLVKKKVQEFEHINGRWSMPELMPDPSADSKRSSRASSPTKTSPTTPEASAANSPCTSKPATPAPSEKGDGVRTPLEKDEAENQEEKPEKNSKIGEKMETEADTPSPAPSLGERLEPRKIPLEDEVPGVPGEMEPEPGYRGDREKSATESTPGERGEEKPMDGQEHRERPEGETGDLGKRAEDVKGDRELRPGPPRDEPRSNGRREEKAEKPRFMFNIADGGFTELHTLWQNEERAAVSSGKLNEIWHRRHDYWLLAGIVLHGYARWQDIQNDAQFAIINEPFKTEANKGNFLEMKNKFLARRFKLLEQALVIEEQLRRAAYLNLSQEPAHPAMALHARFAEAECLAESHQHLSKESLAGNKPANAVLHKGKGRGGPARGRAHNAASEPAGGVAERHEGGRDPPASHAVPNTPHRSPPSDVRAQHPQPAGQQGHGASPHTGLPPGSVRYTSGVRGSLQRRTRRGPGRRRRQLQPDACRVLHHSRHQRPSSAGEEGEGNGGGIGVRRAGSEGAPSRGGDLYRRLTGSQACPSPRPRPRGRPPAQALGPAASPPPSPPLGPPLG; from the exons ATGGCTTCCCCTCTGagggacgaggaggaggaggaggaggagatggtggtgtcggaggaggaagaagaggaggaagaagagggcgacgaggaggaggaggaggtggaggcggCCGACGAGGACTACGAGGAGGACGACGACGAGGGAGTACTCGGGCGCGGGCCGGGCCACGACCGGGGCCGCGACCGCCACAGCCCCCCCGGCTGCCACCTcttcccgccgccgccgccgccgccgctgcccccgccgccgccgccgccacccccACCGCCAG ATAAGGATGACATTCGGCTGCTGCCTTCAGCACTGGgtgtgaagaagagaaaaagaggaccCAAGAAGCAGAAGGAGAACAAGCCAGGAAAAGCCCGAAAACGCAAGAAGCTT GACAGCGAGGAGGAATTTGGCTCTGAGCGAGATGAGTACCGGGAGAAGTCAGAGAGTGGAGGCAGTGAATATGGAACTGGACCAGGTCGGAAACGGAGACggaagcacagagaaaaaaaggagaagaagacgAAGCGGCggaaaaagggggagggagatggggggcaAAAG CAGGTGGAACAGAAGTCATCGGCAACTCTGCTTCTGACTTGGGGCCTGGAGGACGTGGAACATGTGTTCTCTGAGGAGGATTACCACACACTCACCAACTACAAAGCCTTTAGCCAGTTCATGAG GCCCCTGATTGCTAAGAAGAATCCTAAGATCCCAATGTCTAAGATGATGACCATCCTTGGGGCCAAGTGGAGAGAGTTCAGCGCCAACAACCCCTTCAAGGGGTCGGCAGCTGCTGtggcggcagcggcggcagcggcggccgcAGCTGTAGCTGAGCAGGTGTCAGCAGCTGTCTCATCGGCCACCCCCGTAGCACCTTCCGGACCCCCCGCCCTTCCACCACCCCCTGCTGCTGAtatccagcccccacccatccgaAGAGCCAAAACCAAAGAGGGCAAAG GTCCAGGCCACAAGAGGCGGAGTAAGAGTCCCCGAGTGCCTGATGGACGCAAGAAGCTTCGGGGAAAGAAGATGGCCCCACTCAAAATCAAACTAGGGCTGCTGGGCGgcaagaggaagaagggaggctCG TATGTTTTCCAGAGTGACGAGGGCCCTGAACCAGAGGCTGAGGAGTCAGACCTGGACAGTGGCAGTGTCCACAGTGCCTCAGGCCGCCCTGATGGCCCTGTCCGCACCAAGAAACTGAAGAGAGGCCGgccaggaaggaagaagaagaagg TCCTGGGCTGTCCTGCAGTGGCCGGGGAGGAGGAGGTTGATGGCTACGAGACGGATCACCAGGATTACTGTGAGGTGTGCCAGCAGGGTGGGGAAATTATTCTGTGTGACACCTGCCCTCGTGCCTACCACCTCGTCTGCCTCGATCCTGAGCTCGACCGGGCTCCTGAGGGCAAATGGAGCTGCCCCCACTGC GAGAAGGAGGGGGTACAGTGGGAggccaaggaggaggaggaagactatgaagaggagggggaagaggagggggagaaggaggaagaggacgaCCACATGGAGTACTGCCGTGTGTGCAAGGATGGCGGGGAGCTCCTGTGCTGTGACGCCTGCATCTCCTCCTACCACATTCACTGCCTGAACCCCCCGCTGCCTGACATCCCCAACGGCGAGTGGCTGTGTCCCCGATGCACA TGTCCCGTGCTGAAAGGCCGTGTGCAGAAGATCCTACACTGGCGGTGGGGGGAGCCCCCTGTGGCAGTGCCGGCCCCCCAACAGGCAGACGGGAATCCAGATGCCCCACCCGCACGTCCTCTTCAAGGCAGATCGGAGAGAGAGTTCTTTGTCAAGTGGGTAGGACTGTCCTACTGGCACTGCTCCTGGGCCAAGGAGCTTCAG CTGGAAATTTTCCACTTGGTAATGTACCGAAACTATCAACGGAAGAATGACATGGACGAGCCCCCACCCCTCGACTACGGCTCTGGTGAGGATGATGGGAAGAGTGACAAACGCAAGGTGAAGGACCCGCACTATGCCGAGATGGAGGAGAAGTACTATCGTTTCGGCATCAAGCCAGAGTGGATGACCGTCCACCGGATCATCAACCACAG TGTGGATAAGAAGGGAAATTACCACTATCTAGTGAAATGGAGGGACTTGCCATATGACCAGTCCACGTGGGAGGAAGATGAAATGAACATCCCTGAATATGAAGACCATAAACAAAGCTACTGGAGACACCG AGAACTAATTATGGGGGAGGACCCCGCCCAGCCCCGCAagtataagaagaagaagaaggagctGCAGGGTGATGGGCCTCCCAGCTCTCCTACTAATGAT CCGACAGTGAAATACGAGGCTCAGCCACGGTTCATCACAGCCACTGGAGGCACGCTGCACATGTATCAGCTGGAGGGGTTGAACTGGCTACGCTTCTCGTGGGCCCAGGGCACTGACACCATTCTGGCTGATGAGATGGGACTGGGCAAGACCATACAAACCATCGTCTTCCTCTACTCACTGTATAAGGAG GGCCACACAAAGGGTCCCTTCCTGGTGAGCGCCCCGCTCTCCACCATCATTAACTGGGAGCGGGAGTTCCAGATGTGGGCACCCAAGTTCTATGTGGTGACGTACACGGGTGACAAGGACAGCCGAGCCATCATTCGTGAGAATGAGTTTTCCTTTGAAGACAACGCCATCAAAGGTGGCAAGAAAGCTTTTAAGATGAAG AGGGAGGCGCAGGTGAAGTTCCATGTTCTCCTGACATCATATGAGCTGATCACCATTGATCAGGCAGCTCTTGGCTCCATCCGCTGGGCCTGTCTCGTGGTGGATGAGGCCCATCGGCTCAAGAACAACCAGTCCAAG TTTTTCAGGGTCCTCAATGGCTACAAGATAGATCATAAGTTGCTGCTGACAGGGACTCCACTGCAGAATAACCTGGAGGAGCTCTTCCATCTGCTGAACTTCCTCACCCCAGAGAGGTTTAA CAatctggaaggcttcctggaggagtttGCCGACATATCCAAAGAAGACCAGATTAAGAAACTTCATGACTTGCTGGGGCCACATATGCTGAGGAGGCTCAAGGCTGATGTCTTTAAGAATATGCCGGCCAAGACAGAGCTCATTGTCCGCGTGGAGCTGAGCCCCATGCAGAA GAAATACTACAAGTATATCCTGACCCGAAATTTTGAGGCCTTGAACTCACGAGGAGGTGGGAACCAAGTGTCATTGCTTAACATCATGATGGATCTTAAGAAGTGCTGCAACCATCCGTATCTCTTTCCTGTGGCTGCTATG GAGTCCCCCAAACTTCCCAGTGGGGCATATGAGGGTGGGGCACTTATTAAGGCATCTGGGAAGCTCATGCTGTTGCAGAAGATGCTGCGGAAGCTGAAGGAGCAAGGACACAGAGTGCTCATCTTCTCGCAG ATGACCAAAATGTTAGACTTGCTAGAGGACTTCTTAGACTACGAAGGCTACAAGTATGAGCGCATTGATGGCGGCATCACTGGtgccctgaggcaggaggccATCGATCGCTTCAATG CTCCTGGGGCCCAACAATTCTGCTTCCTCCTGTCCACCCGGGCTGGAGGGCTGGGCATCAATCTGGCCACTGCCGACACTGTCATCATCTTTGATTCAGACTGGAACCCCCATAATGATATCCAG GCCTTCAGCCGTGCTCATCGGATCGGCCAGGCCAACAAAGTGATGATTTACCGGTTTGTGACTCGCGCATCAGTGGAAGAGCGAATCACACAGGTGGCCAAGAGAAAGATGATGCTGACGCATCTGGTGGTGCGGCCTGGGCTGGGCTCCAAGGCGGGCTCCATGTCCAAGCAGGAGCTGGATGACATCCTCAAATTTGGCACCGAGGAGCTATTTAAGGATGAAAATGAGG GGGAGAACAAGGAGGAGGACAGCAGTGTGATTCACTATGACAACGAGGCCATCGCTCGGCTCCTGGACCGGAACCAGGATGCAACTGAGGACACTGACGTGCAGAACATGAATGAGTATCTCAGCTCCTTCAAGGTGGCCCAGTACGTGGTGAGGGAAGAAGACAAG ATTGAGGAAATTGAACGAGAGATCATCAAGCAGGAGGAGAACGTGGATCCCGACTACTGGGAGAAGCTGCTGAGACACCACTACGAGCAGCAGCAGGAAGACCTGGCCCGCAACCTCGGCAAAGGCAAGAGGGTCCGCAAGCAGGTTAACTACAACGATGCTGCTCAGGAGGACCAAG ATAACCAGTCAGAGTACTCAGTGGGATcagaggaggaggatgaagaCTTTGATGAGCGTCCTGAAG GGCGTCGACAGTCCAAGAGGCAGCTCCGGAACGAAAAGGATAAGCCACTGCCTCCACTGCTGGCTCGAGTTGGGGGCAACATTGAG GTGTTGGGATTCAACACCCGTCAGCGGAAGGCCTTCCTCAATGCTGTGATGCGCTGGGGCATGCCACCACAGGACGCCTTCACCACCCAGTGGCTGGTGCGGGACCTCAGGGGCAAGACTGAAAAAGAGTTCAA GGCCTATGTGTCTTTGTTCATGCGCCATCTCTGTGAGCCCGGGGCAGACGGCTCTGAAACCTTTGCTGACGGGGTCCCTCGGGAGGGACTGAGTCGCCAGCAAGTGTTGACCCGCATTGGAGTCATGTCTCTCGTCAAGAAGAAG GTTCAGGAGTTTGAGCACATCAATGGGCGCTGGTCTATGCCGGAGCTGATGCCCGACCCCAGTGCTGACTCCAAGCGTTCCTCCAGAGCCTCCTCTCCTACCAAAACGTCTCCCACCACTCCTGAGGCTTCTGCTGCAAACAGTCCCTGCACCTCAAAACCTG CTACTCCAGCTCCCAGTGAGAAAGGAGATGGCGTAAGGACACCTCTGGAGAAGGATGAAGCAGAAAACCAGGAGGAGAAGCCAGAGAAGAATAGCAAAATTGGGGAGAAGATGGAAACAGAG GCTGatacccccagcccagccccatcaCTTGGGGAGCGGCTGGAGCCAAGGAAGATTCCTCTAGAGGATGAGGTGCCAGGGGTACCTGGAGAGATGGAGCCTGAACCTGGGTACCGTGGGGACAGAGAGAAGTCAG CCACGGAGTCGACGCCaggagagaggggggaggagaagccGATGGATGGACAGGAACACAGGGAGAGGCCGGAGGGGGAGACGGGGGATTTGGGCAAGAGAG CAGAAGATGTAAAAGGGGACCGGGAGCTTCGACCTGGGCCTCCTCGAGACGAGCCGCGGTCCAACGGGCGACGtgaggagaaggcagagaagcCGCGGTTCATGTTCAATATTGCAGACGGTGGCTTCACAG AGCTCCACACGCTGTGGCAGAATGAGGAACGGGCAGCTGTTTCCTCGGGGAAACTCAATGAGATCTGGCACCGAAGACATGACTATTGGCTTCTGGCTGGGATTGTCCT CCATGGCTACGCACGGTGGCAGGACATCCAGAATGATGCTCAGTTCGCCATTATCAACGAGCCATTTAAAACTGAAGCCAATAAGGGGAACTTTCTGGAGATGAAAAATAAGTTCCTGGCGCGGAGATTCAAG CTCCTGGAGCAGGCGCTGGTGAttgaggagcagctgcggcgggCGGCCTACCTGAACCTATCACAGGAGCCGGCGCACCCCGCCATGGCCCTCCACGCCCGCTTCGCCGAGGCCGAGTGCCTGGCCGAGAGCCACCAGCACCTCTCCAAGGAGTCGTTGGCGGGGAACAAGCCGGCCAACGCCGTGCTGCACAAGGGTAAGGGCCGCGGCGGCCCCGCGCGGGGGAGGGCCCACAACGCTGC TTCTGAACCAGCTGGAGGAGTTGCTGAGCGACATGAAGGCGGACGTGACCCGCCTGCCAGCCACGCTGTCCCGAATACCCCCCATCGCAGCCCGCCTTCAGATGTCCGAGCGCAGCATCCTCAGCCGGCTGGCCAGCAAGGGCACGGAGCCTCACCCCACACCG GCCTTCCCCCCGGGTCCGTACGCTACACCTCCGGGGTACGGGGCAGCCTTCAGCGCCGCACCCGTAGGGGCCCTGGCCGCCGCAGGCGCCAATTACAGCCAGATGCCTGCAGGGTCCTTCATCACAG CCGCCACCAACGGCCCTCCAGTGCTggtgaagaaggagaaggaaatggtGGGGGCATTGGTGTCAGACGGGCTGGATCGGAAGGAGCCCCGAGCCGGGGAGGTGATCTGTATAGACGACTGACCGGATCCCAGGCCTGCCCTTCACCCAGGCCCCGTCCCCGAGGCCGACCCCCAGCTCAGGCTCTGGGGCCTGCTGCCAGTCCTCCGCCTTCCCCACCCCTTGGGCCCCCGCTGGGCTAG